The Allocatelliglobosispora scoriae genome contains a region encoding:
- a CDS encoding DinB family protein, translating to MNDISSIGGERADLLQTLAKHRGLLLYTVQGLTDEQAATRTTHSELCLGGLIKHLTNVEQRWGRFMTGGAAAMESEPIDWVGQFRMVDGDTLDGLLADYEKTAATTVDLITTLDLDVSHPLPEAPWFEPGASWSVRRVALHMIAEISQHAGHADILREAIDGQKSMG from the coding sequence ATGAACGACATCTCATCGATCGGCGGCGAGCGCGCCGACCTGCTCCAGACCTTGGCGAAACACCGAGGCCTGCTGCTCTACACCGTGCAGGGCCTCACCGACGAGCAGGCGGCAACGCGCACCACGCACAGCGAGCTGTGTCTCGGCGGCCTGATCAAGCACCTCACCAACGTCGAGCAGCGCTGGGGGCGGTTCATGACCGGCGGCGCGGCGGCGATGGAGAGCGAGCCCATCGACTGGGTCGGCCAGTTCCGGATGGTCGACGGCGACACCCTCGACGGGCTCCTCGCCGACTACGAGAAGACCGCCGCGACGACGGTCGACCTGATCACGACGCTCGACCTCGACGTGTCGCACCCGCTGCCCGAGGCACCCTGGTTCGAGCCGGGTGCGAGCTGGTCGGTGCGGCGGGTGGCGCTGCACATGATCGCCGAGATCTCGCAGCACGCCGGGCACGCCGACATCCTGCGCGAGGCGATCGACGGCCAGAAGAGCATGGGCTGA
- a CDS encoding SigB/SigF/SigG family RNA polymerase sigma factor, with product MTLLAQLGELPPGDTRRAAVRTRAIECYLPLATHFARQFDHRGEPLADLTQVAVLGLIKAVDRYDADRGVAFTTYAVPTILGEVKRHFRDTTWSVRLPRQLHDRWQQVAAARDHLAQLLQRPPTTAEIAGYLAIGTTAVIEAGDCAKAYRARSLTLPVAGSPNRVLGDLLGEPDSAIDAVDLRTTLRRRLAELPPREQRIIELRFSAELTQSQIAEVLGLSQMHVSRLLTRALAQLRERLRADGGPQLLDA from the coding sequence ATGACGCTGCTGGCGCAGCTGGGCGAGCTGCCCCCGGGCGACACCCGCCGCGCAGCCGTTCGGACCAGGGCGATCGAGTGCTACCTCCCGCTCGCGACGCACTTCGCCCGCCAGTTCGATCATCGCGGCGAACCGCTCGCCGACCTGACCCAGGTCGCCGTCCTCGGGCTGATCAAGGCGGTGGACCGCTACGACGCGGACCGGGGCGTCGCCTTCACCACCTATGCCGTGCCGACGATCCTCGGCGAGGTCAAGCGCCACTTCCGGGACACGACCTGGAGCGTGCGGCTGCCCCGGCAGCTGCACGACCGCTGGCAGCAGGTCGCGGCGGCCCGAGACCACCTGGCGCAGCTGCTGCAGCGTCCGCCGACCACCGCGGAGATCGCCGGTTACCTCGCCATCGGCACCACTGCGGTGATCGAGGCGGGCGACTGCGCCAAGGCCTATCGTGCGCGTTCGCTGACTCTGCCCGTCGCCGGCAGCCCGAACCGCGTCCTGGGCGACCTGCTCGGTGAACCGGACTCCGCGATCGACGCCGTCGACCTCCGCACGACGCTGCGACGCCGGCTCGCGGAGCTGCCGCCACGGGAGCAGCGCATCATCGAGCTGCGGTTCTCCGCGGAGCTGACCCAGTCCCAGATCGCCGAGGTGCTCGGGCTGTCGCAGATGCACGTCTCGCGGCTGCTCACCAGGGCACTGGCGCAGCTGCGGGAGCGGCTGCGAGCCGATGGCGGCCCGCAGCTGCTCGACGCCTGA
- a CDS encoding M14 family metallopeptidase codes for MRPRVAVLITALAVTASLTFTGPATGAIPPIDQGNAPVASAQYVVIGPKTLADRNAVARTGAAIDLVEHGNVYITATPDEVAQIRRLGFLLEALPGPESPSGTGLNGFPSADAGYHDFAETTAEINKIVADHPTLARKTVIGQSYEGRDIVALKISDNVATDEDEPELLFNAHLHAREHLTVEMALYLANLFTDSYGTDSQVTTAVNSREIWIIPDLNPDGGEYDIATGSYRSWRKNRQPNSGSSNVGTDLNRNFGYNWGCCGGSSGSTSSETYRGPSAFSAPETQVLRDFVLSRRVGGVQQIKANIDFHTYGELILWPFGYTTADTAPGLTLDQRNTFAAIGQQMAATNNYTPEQGSDLYITDGDITDWLWGNQQVWTYTFEMYPVSNGGFYPPDEIITAQTSRNKSAVLLLSEYADCPYRAINKQAQYCTAANDFSIAASPASGSVAPGGSVTSTISTALTNGSAQTVNLAASGLPAGATATFAPSSVTSGGSSTLTLATTASTPAGTYAITITGTGTGATRTVTYSLTVTGAPGCTGTNAADVQIPDNGAAVESPITIAGCNRNGTATSTVAVNIVHTYKGDLVVNLVAPDGTLYLLHNRTGGSADNINQTYTVNLSSEVANGTWKLRAQDAASADTGYINSWTLTL; via the coding sequence ATGCGACCGAGAGTCGCCGTGCTCATCACCGCGCTGGCGGTGACCGCGTCCCTCACCTTCACCGGACCGGCCACCGGCGCGATCCCGCCGATCGATCAGGGCAACGCACCCGTCGCGTCGGCGCAGTATGTCGTCATCGGACCGAAGACCCTCGCCGATCGCAACGCCGTCGCCAGGACCGGCGCCGCGATCGACCTCGTCGAACACGGCAACGTCTACATCACCGCGACTCCGGACGAGGTCGCGCAGATCCGCAGGCTCGGCTTCCTGCTGGAGGCGCTGCCCGGCCCGGAGTCCCCGTCGGGCACCGGCCTGAACGGCTTCCCGTCGGCGGACGCCGGCTACCACGACTTCGCCGAGACGACCGCCGAGATCAACAAGATCGTCGCGGACCACCCGACGCTGGCGCGCAAGACCGTGATCGGCCAGTCCTACGAGGGCCGTGACATCGTCGCCCTCAAGATCTCCGACAACGTCGCGACCGACGAGGACGAGCCGGAGCTGCTCTTCAACGCGCACCTGCACGCCCGCGAGCACCTCACCGTGGAGATGGCGCTCTACCTCGCCAACCTCTTCACCGACTCCTACGGCACCGACAGCCAGGTCACGACCGCCGTCAACTCGCGCGAGATCTGGATCATCCCGGACCTCAACCCGGACGGCGGCGAGTACGACATCGCCACCGGCTCCTACCGGTCGTGGCGCAAGAACCGGCAGCCCAACAGCGGCTCCTCCAACGTCGGCACCGACCTCAACCGCAACTTCGGCTACAACTGGGGCTGCTGCGGCGGGTCCAGCGGCAGCACCTCGTCGGAGACCTACCGCGGTCCGTCGGCCTTCTCCGCGCCGGAGACGCAGGTCCTGCGCGACTTCGTGCTCTCCCGCCGGGTCGGCGGCGTGCAGCAGATCAAGGCCAACATCGACTTCCACACCTACGGCGAGCTGATCCTGTGGCCGTTCGGCTACACGACGGCCGACACGGCGCCGGGCCTCACGCTCGACCAGCGCAACACCTTCGCCGCCATCGGGCAGCAGATGGCCGCGACCAACAACTACACCCCCGAGCAGGGCAGTGACCTCTACATCACCGACGGCGACATCACCGACTGGCTCTGGGGCAACCAGCAGGTCTGGACCTACACCTTCGAGATGTACCCGGTCTCCAACGGCGGCTTCTACCCGCCCGACGAGATCATCACCGCGCAGACCAGCCGCAACAAGAGCGCCGTGCTGCTGCTGTCGGAGTACGCCGACTGCCCCTACCGCGCCATCAACAAGCAGGCGCAGTACTGCACCGCGGCCAACGACTTCTCGATCGCGGCCAGCCCCGCGTCCGGCTCGGTCGCCCCGGGCGGCTCGGTGACCTCCACCATCTCCACGGCCCTCACCAACGGCTCGGCCCAGACCGTCAACCTCGCCGCGTCCGGCCTACCCGCCGGGGCCACGGCCACCTTCGCGCCGTCGTCGGTCACCTCCGGCGGCTCGTCGACCCTCACCCTCGCGACGACGGCGTCCACGCCCGCGGGCACCTACGCGATCACCATCACGGGTACGGGCACCGGCGCCACCCGCACAGTCACCTACTCCCTGACGGTCACCGGCGCCCCGGGCTGCACCGGCACCAACGCCGCCGACGTGCAGATCCCGGACAACGGGGCCGCGGTGGAGAGCCCGATCACCATCGCGGGCTGCAACCGCAACGGCACCGCGACCTCCACGGTGGCGGTGAACATCGTCCACACGTACAAGGGCGACCTCGTCGTGAACCTGGTCGCGCCGGACGGGACCCTCTACCTCCTGCACAACCGGACCGGCGGCAGCGCCGACAACATCAACCAGACCTACACGGTCAACCTGTCGAGCGAGGTCGCCAACGGCACCTGGAAGCTGCGGGCGCAGGACGCGGCCTCGGCCGACACGGGCTACATCAACAGCTGGACCCTGACGCTGTAG
- a CDS encoding AfsR/SARP family transcriptional regulator: MSTVEIRLLGPLQVSGDGGAVVLGGPRQRTILGLLALRVPQVVSCNALVDGVWDTAPPGGAAKTLRAHIAYLRRGLLAGGAGSPIATRAPGYTLAVPAEWIDVHCFEYLVGRGHAEAASGSPEAAAAYLRRALGLWRGEALADCAAGQWAQAEVARLQEMRLNATEELLAAELELGRCAQVAAELIGLVARHPLRERMWELLMIALYRAGRPGEALHAYRRARETLAEELGMEPGARLRRLEVAILSGE; this comes from the coding sequence ATGTCCACGGTGGAGATTCGCCTGCTGGGCCCGCTCCAGGTCAGCGGGGACGGCGGCGCGGTGGTGCTCGGCGGGCCGCGGCAGCGGACGATCCTGGGGCTGCTGGCGCTGCGCGTACCCCAGGTGGTGTCGTGCAACGCCCTCGTCGACGGTGTCTGGGACACCGCGCCGCCCGGGGGTGCCGCCAAGACGCTCCGGGCGCACATCGCCTACCTGCGGCGCGGGCTGCTCGCCGGGGGTGCGGGCTCGCCGATCGCCACCCGGGCGCCCGGCTACACGCTGGCGGTCCCGGCCGAGTGGATCGACGTGCACTGCTTCGAGTACCTCGTCGGCCGCGGGCACGCCGAGGCCGCCTCGGGGTCGCCGGAGGCCGCGGCGGCGTACCTGCGGCGGGCTCTGGGGTTGTGGCGCGGGGAGGCGCTGGCGGACTGCGCGGCCGGGCAGTGGGCACAGGCGGAGGTCGCGCGCCTGCAGGAGATGCGGCTCAACGCCACCGAGGAGCTGCTCGCCGCGGAGCTGGAGCTGGGCCGCTGCGCGCAGGTGGCGGCGGAGCTGATCGGGCTGGTCGCGCGACACCCGCTGCGCGAGCGGATGTGGGAGCTGCTGATGATCGCGCTCTACCGGGCGGGCCGTCCCGGCGAGGCGTTGCACGCCTACCGGCGTGCTCGGGAGACACTCGCGGAGGAGCTGGGGATGGAGCCGGGAGCGCGCCTGCGGCGGTTGGAGGTGGCGATCCTGTCCGGCGAGTAG
- a CDS encoding S8 family peptidase encodes MNNRSIRRLVIVVGIAAAVGLTGVPAQSSLPVASANTTLGKVLYAESPGAVPGSYIVVFKDSSPSNTSDELKAKYNLRTTFEYGTALRGFAIAADDATAARVAADPLVEYVAQDQEVTTQVSVQTPTPSWGLDRIDERSLPLDNKYHYANTAPGVRAYIIDTGIRYTHVEFGGRAVPGFDAFGGTGADCNGHGTHVAGTVGGKTVGVAKQVKLISVRVLNCAGSGTAAGVIAGVNWVTLQQILSPAPPSVANMSLGGSAFPPLDTAVTNSITANVHYSVAAGNSNLNACGFSPARVPRATTVGATTNTDARATFSNFGPCLDLFAPGQGIYSAYGTADNAYATLSGTSMASPHAAGVAALWRWRFPADNADQTALALVNNATPNVVINPGVGSPNLLLFAGFVPV; translated from the coding sequence ATGAACAATCGTTCAATCCGTCGGCTCGTCATCGTGGTGGGTATCGCCGCCGCGGTGGGTCTGACCGGCGTACCCGCCCAATCGTCGCTGCCTGTGGCGAGCGCGAACACCACGCTGGGCAAGGTGCTCTACGCCGAGTCGCCCGGCGCGGTCCCCGGCAGCTACATCGTCGTCTTCAAGGACTCGTCGCCGTCGAATACGAGCGACGAGCTGAAGGCGAAGTACAACCTGCGCACGACCTTCGAGTACGGCACCGCCCTGCGGGGCTTCGCCATCGCGGCCGACGACGCCACCGCGGCGCGGGTCGCGGCCGACCCGCTGGTGGAGTACGTCGCCCAGGACCAGGAGGTGACGACGCAGGTCAGCGTGCAGACGCCGACCCCGTCGTGGGGCCTGGACCGGATCGACGAGCGCTCCCTGCCGCTGGACAACAAGTACCACTACGCCAACACCGCACCCGGCGTCCGGGCCTACATCATCGACACCGGCATCCGCTACACCCACGTCGAGTTCGGCGGGCGCGCGGTCCCCGGCTTCGACGCGTTCGGCGGCACCGGTGCCGACTGCAACGGTCACGGCACCCACGTCGCCGGCACGGTCGGCGGCAAGACGGTCGGCGTGGCGAAGCAGGTCAAGCTCATCTCGGTCCGGGTGCTCAACTGCGCGGGCTCGGGTACGGCCGCCGGCGTCATCGCCGGGGTCAACTGGGTCACGCTGCAGCAGATCCTCTCCCCGGCGCCGCCGAGCGTGGCCAACATGAGCCTCGGCGGCAGCGCCTTCCCGCCGCTGGACACCGCGGTGACCAACTCGATCACCGCGAACGTGCACTACTCGGTCGCGGCGGGCAACTCCAACCTCAACGCGTGCGGCTTCTCCCCGGCCCGGGTACCGAGGGCCACCACGGTCGGCGCGACCACCAACACCGACGCTCGGGCCACCTTCTCCAACTTCGGACCGTGCCTCGACCTCTTCGCCCCCGGCCAGGGCATCTACTCCGCGTACGGCACCGCCGACAACGCCTACGCCACGCTCTCGGGCACCTCGATGGCGTCGCCGCACGCGGCCGGCGTCGCGGCGCTGTGGCGCTGGCGGTTCCCGGCTGACAACGCCGACCAGACGGCGCTCGCCCTGGTCAACAACGCCACCCCCAATGTGGTGATCAACCCCGGCGTGGGCTCGCCGAACCTGCTGCTCTTCGCAGGCTTCGTCCCCGTCTAA
- a CDS encoding helix-turn-helix domain-containing protein: MRTESTAELGRRLRARRTAAGRTIASVAVEAGLSVPYIANLENGRGNPTVAALAALAEALGARLAVELVADDAPVEPVALPETLVAYARTARFAAEAGRLAEAGGTALLDQRQKLLGAMAAVAATADRPLGELDWHRILDAIILINRS, translated from the coding sequence GTGAGAACAGAATCCACGGCGGAGCTGGGGCGGCGGCTGCGGGCCCGCCGCACGGCCGCCGGGCGCACGATCGCCTCGGTCGCCGTCGAGGCCGGACTCTCCGTGCCCTACATCGCCAATCTGGAGAACGGTCGCGGCAATCCCACGGTCGCAGCCCTCGCCGCGCTCGCCGAGGCCCTCGGCGCCCGGCTCGCCGTCGAGCTCGTCGCCGACGATGCTCCGGTCGAGCCGGTCGCGCTTCCAGAAACCCTGGTGGCGTACGCCAGAACGGCGCGCTTCGCCGCTGAGGCCGGCCGCCTCGCCGAAGCGGGCGGCACAGCGCTGCTCGACCAGCGCCAGAAGCTGCTCGGCGCGATGGCGGCCGTCGCCGCGACCGCAGACCGGCCGCTCGGCGAGCTGGACTGGCACCGCATCCTGGACGCGATCATCCTGATCAACCGATCCTGA
- a CDS encoding MFS transporter, with translation MRVPQNRDFRLLWTGGVISGLGSWLLIIAVPVQVFRLTGSPLATGLTVAVESLPAMLLGPWAGVLVDHWNRRRIIVGANLASAAGVGLILLGDTPARVGFIWAGLLLEAVAVVLLQPATRSIVPAILGTGDDLVTANAVSAFTGGAMRLIGPPLGTALLAWGGIGLVAWLDAATYLVAAGLTCLVRVADPPRPALVLREVPRHLVDGLRHLRRSRLLRGMLAASWVYWAANAALTALLVPFVVQRLGRDGGDLGYVIAGLGCGFLVGSAVSGRLIGPYSTQAVLTWSYGLVGLAFLLLFNAPTLWVAVLGAAAAGVPGSVAMVATQHRIQVAAPEEVLGRVGAVFYASDATAAVAGALIAPLVVAVSGLSTGLNAVSVLVIAVAPMTLFLLRDPAGAESR, from the coding sequence ATGCGCGTCCCTCAGAACCGCGACTTCCGTCTGCTGTGGACCGGCGGCGTCATCTCCGGCCTCGGCTCCTGGCTGCTCATCATCGCCGTGCCTGTGCAGGTCTTCCGCCTCACCGGTTCGCCGCTCGCCACCGGGCTGACGGTCGCCGTCGAATCGCTGCCCGCGATGCTGCTCGGGCCCTGGGCCGGCGTCCTCGTCGACCACTGGAACCGGCGGCGCATCATCGTCGGCGCCAACCTCGCCAGCGCCGCCGGGGTCGGTCTGATCCTGCTCGGCGACACCCCGGCCCGCGTCGGCTTCATCTGGGCCGGGCTGCTGCTGGAGGCGGTCGCCGTCGTCCTCCTGCAACCCGCGACGCGCAGCATCGTCCCCGCCATCCTCGGAACCGGCGACGACCTCGTCACCGCGAACGCCGTCTCGGCCTTCACCGGCGGCGCGATGCGGCTCATCGGTCCCCCGCTCGGCACCGCCCTACTCGCCTGGGGCGGCATCGGGCTCGTCGCCTGGCTCGACGCGGCGACCTACCTCGTCGCCGCCGGGCTCACCTGCCTCGTCCGCGTCGCCGATCCCCCACGACCGGCGCTCGTCCTGCGCGAGGTCCCCCGGCACCTGGTCGACGGGCTCCGCCATCTGCGCCGGTCCCGGCTGCTGCGCGGGATGCTCGCCGCGAGCTGGGTCTACTGGGCGGCCAACGCCGCGCTGACCGCGCTGCTCGTCCCCTTCGTCGTGCAGCGGCTCGGGCGCGACGGCGGCGACCTGGGCTACGTCATCGCCGGGCTGGGATGCGGCTTCCTCGTCGGGTCGGCGGTCAGCGGGCGACTCATCGGCCCGTACTCGACGCAGGCGGTTCTGACCTGGTCCTATGGGCTGGTCGGGCTCGCGTTCCTGCTGCTGTTCAACGCGCCGACGCTGTGGGTGGCGGTGCTGGGAGCCGCGGCGGCGGGAGTGCCGGGGTCGGTGGCGATGGTCGCGACCCAGCACCGGATCCAGGTGGCGGCTCCGGAGGAGGTGCTGGGGCGGGTGGGCGCGGTCTTCTACGCCAGCGACGCCACGGCCGCCGTCGCCGGCGCCTTGATCGCCCCACTGGTCGTCGCCGTAAGCGGCCTCTCGACCGGGCTCAACGCGGTCAGCGTCCTCGTCATCGCGGTCGCGCCGATGACGCTGTTCCTGCTCCGCGACCCCGCCGGTGCGGAGAGTCGGTAG